The Sesamum indicum cultivar Zhongzhi No. 13 linkage group LG6, S_indicum_v1.0, whole genome shotgun sequence genome has a segment encoding these proteins:
- the LOC105165239 gene encoding BTB/POZ domain-containing protein At1g03010-like, which produces MGVVTVAELKPNISGKRPFRPGSSARPVNEWPISDVSSDLTVEVGTASFALHKFPLVSRSGRIRKLLLETKDPKVSRLNLAGVPGGSQAFELAAKFCYGVNIEITTSNVAMLRCAAHFLEMTEEFSEKNLESRTEVYLKENVFPNIPNSISVLHHCESLLPIAEEINLVSRMINGIADTACKEQLTSGLSKLEHNFPSEQVHGPDAETAWDWWGKSLVLLNLDSFQRVLSAFKTKGLKQDIISRILINYAQNSLQGLVVRDPQLLKGNSSDLDLLKKQKVTIETIVSLLPTQSRKSAVPIAFLSSLLKSAIAASTSTSCRSDLERRISLQLDQAILEDILIPVYSHGNNHSPLYETDSVLRIFSMFLNLDEDDEEDNQFTRDENEMVYDFDSPGSPKQSSILKVSKLLDNYLSEVALDSNLTPSKFIALAELLPDHARVVHDGLYRAVDIFLKVHPNLKDTERYRLCKTIDCQKLSQEACSHAAQNERLPVQMAVQVLYFEQIRLRNAMNGVGGHNQFFFGSINGQFPHRSGSGVGSGCISPRDNYASVRRENRELKLEVARMRMRLTDLEKDHVSMKQELVRSHPANKLFKSFTKKLSKLNLFFRIKDIKTIGGKPNSESRFTFQKRRRHSVS; this is translated from the exons ATGGGAGTTGTTACAGTTGCTGAACTGAAGCCAAACATATCAGGGAAGAGGCCTTTTCGTCCCGGTTCAAGTGCAAGACCTGTCAATGAATG GCCAATATCTGATGTTTCCAGTGACCTGACTGTTGAAGTTGGAACGGCAAGCTTTGCACTACACAAA TTCCCTCTAGTTTCACGAAGTGGAAGAATACGAAAACTATTGCTTGAAACAAAAGATCCCAAAGTATCAAGGTTGAATCTTGCTGGTGTTCCTGGTGGCTCTCAGGCATTTGAGCTGGCTGCAAAGTTCTGTTATGGGGTTAACATTGAGATTACAACATCAAACGTCGCTATGCTTCGTTGTGCAgctcattttcttgaaatgacCGAGGAATTTTCTGAGAAGAATCTTGAATCTAGGACTGAAGTATACCTCAAGGAAAATGTGTTCCCAAACATACCCAACTCAATCTCCGTTCTTCATCATTGCGAAAGTCTGTTGCCAATAGCAGAAGAGATTAATCTTGTTAGCCGGATGATCAATGGGATCGCAGACACTGCATGTAAAGAACAGTTAACTTCAGGGTTGTCCAAGCTGGAGCATAACTTCCCTTCAGAACAAGTTCATGGCCCTGATGCAGAAACGGCTTGGGATTGGTGGGGAAAATCGCTCGTTTTGCTGAATCTGGATTCATTTCAAAGGGTTCTGTCAGCATTCAAGACAAAGGGCCTGAAACAGGATATAATCAGCAGAATTCTGATAAATTATGCCCAAAACTCCCTTCAAGGCCTTGTAGTCAGAGACCCTCAACTGCTGAAAGGAAATTCCTCTGATCTTGATCTgctgaaaaaacaaaaagtcaCCATCGAGACGATCGTTAGCTTACTACCGACGCAGTCAAGAAAAAGCGCTGTTCCAATAGCATTTCTTTCAAGTTTGCTGAAATCTGCAATTGCAGCATCAACATCCACATCATGCAGATCTGATCTTGAGCGACGGATCAGCCTGCAGTTGGACCAAGCAATTCTTGAAGACATTCTGATTCCAGTATATTCACATGGAAACAACCACAGCCCTCTGTATGAAACAGATTCAGTCCTGAGGATTTTCTCCATGTTCTTAAATCTGGACGAGGACGATGAAGAGGATAATCAGTTCACAAGGGATGAAAATGAGATGGTCTACGACTTTGACAGCCCTGGATCACCGAAACAGAGCTCAATTCTTAAGGTTTCCAAACTTTTGGATAATTATCTTTCAGAGGTTGCACTAGATTCAAACTTGACTCCATCAAAGTTCATAGCCCTTGCAGAGTTACTCCCGGACCATGCTCGTGTGGTTCACGATGGGCTTTACCGAGCTGTAGATATTTTTCTCAAG GTTCATCCCAACCTAAAGGACACAGAACGTTACCGGCTATGCAAAACTATCGACTGCCAAAAACTTTCTCAAGAAGCCTGCAGCCATGCAGCCCAGAACGAACGATTACCAGTGCAGATGGCCGTTCAAGTTCTATACTTTGAACAAATCAGGTTGAGAAATGCCATGAATGGGGTTGGGGGGcacaatcaatttttctttggCTCAATAAACGGGCAATTCCCTCATCGTTCAGGGAGCGGAGTAGGCAGCGGATGCATCTCGCCACGAGACAACTATGCATCAGTTAGAAGGGAAAATCGGGAACTAAAACTTGAAGTAGCCCGAATGAGGATGAGGCTAACTGATCTTGAAAAAGACCACGTCTCCATGAAACAGGAGCTGGTGAGATCACACCCCGCCAACAAGTTATTCAAGTCATTTACGAAAAAATTAAGCAAGCTCAATCTGTTTTTCCGGATTAAAGACATAAAGACTATAGGGGGCAAGCCTAATTCTGAAAGCCGGTTCACTTTTCAGAAGAGGAGGCGTCATTCGGTTTCATGA
- the LOC105165241 gene encoding monothiol glutaredoxin-S2-like, giving the protein MDTVEKLTADKPVVIFSKSTCCMCHTIKTLISSFGANPTVYELDELPDGQQVEKALMADSGRRLSFPVVFIGQELVGGDNEVMSLHVKGKLVPLLKKAKAIWI; this is encoded by the coding sequence ATGGACACGGTGGAGAAGTTGACGGCGGACAAGCCCGTGGTGATATTCAGCAAGAGCACTTGCTGCATGTGTCACACCATCAAAACACTGATATCCAGCTTTGGTGCAAACCCCACCGTTTACGAGCTGGATGAACTGCCGGACGGGCAGCAGGTGGAGAAGGCCCTCATGGCCGACTCAGGGCGGAGGCTGAGCTTTCCGGTCGTTTTCATCGGCCAAGAATTGGTTGGAGGTGACAATGAGGTCATGAGCCTTCATGTCAAAGGCAAGCTAGTCCCACTGCTCAAGAAGGCTAAAGCTATCTGGATATAA
- the LOC105165242 gene encoding glutaredoxin-C11-like — protein sequence MEMVRELASKKAAVIFTKSSCCMCHSIKALFYELGASPTVHELDQDANGREIEWALRSLGCNPAVPAVFIGGQFVGSAKDVISLHLDGSLKQMLINAKAIWF from the coding sequence ATGGAAATGGTAAGGGAATTGGCGTCCAAGAAAGCTGCAGTGATCTTCACGAAAAGCTCGTGTTGCATGTGCCACAGCATCAAGGCTTTGTTCTATGAATTAGGCGCAAGCCCAACAGTGCACGAGCTTGATCAAGACGCCAATGGTAGGGAAATAGAGTGGGCCTTGAGAAGCCTCGGCTGCAACCCGGCTGTGCCTGCAGTTTTTATTGGTGGACAGTTTGTTGGCTCAGCCAAAGATGTGATCTCCCTCCACCTCGATGGATCCCTAAAGCAAATGTTGATTAATGCCAAGGCTATTTGGTTCTGA
- the LOC105165348 gene encoding nuclear transcription factor Y subunit B-5-like — protein sequence MFNNIGPKVSDIHGAGFTYSYAAPSSRTGGDQEDYHDHDHDHQGGLIKEQDRLLPIANVGRIMKQILPPNAKISKEAKETMQECVSEFISFVTGEASDKCHKEKRKTVNGDDICWALGSLGFDEYAQSLKRYLSKYREAEGERVNQNRAHYSGHEEIRIDDSSNGRAAPVALRVQGVSPPPFSYNNLMEKRTI from the coding sequence atgtttaataatataGGCCCTAAAGTTTCAGACATTCATGGTGCAGGGTTCACATACTCTTATGCTGCTCCTTCCTCACGAACCGGAGGAGATCAAGAGGACTatcatgatcatgatcatgatcatCAAGGTGGGCTGATAAAGGAGCAGGATCGTCTGCTCCCCATCGCCAACGTTGGCCGAATCATGAAGCAGATCCTCCCCCCCAACGCCAAGATCTCCAAAGAAGCTAAAGAAACCATGCAAGAATGTGTGTCGGAGTTCATCAGCTTTGTGACCGGCGAAGCATCTGATAAATGCCACAAGGAGAAGAGGAAGACCGTCAACGGAGACGATATCTGCTGGGCTTTGGGGAGTTTGGGGTTTGATGAGTATGCTCAGTCTCTCAAGAGGTATTTGAGCAAGTACAGGGAAGCTGAAGGAGAGAGGGTCAATCAGAATAGGGCTCATTATTCAGGCCATGAGGAGATCAGGATCGACGATTCATCCAACGGTAGGGCTGCCCCGGTGGCCCTCAGGGTGCAGGGAGTTTCTCCACCTCCTTTCAGCTACAATAACCTAATGGAAAAGAGAACAAtttaa
- the LOC105165243 gene encoding monothiol glutaredoxin-S9-like, whose protein sequence is MEKIVKLASENGILIFSKSTCCLCYAVQILFQELRVHPRVHEIDHDPEGKEIEKALMRMGCSGPVPAVFIGGKLVGSTNEVMSLHLSGSLIPLLKPYQASLS, encoded by the coding sequence ATGGAGAAGATAGTAAAACTTGCATCCGAAAACGGGATCTTGATCTTCAGCAAGAGCACCTGCTGCCTGTGCTACGCGGTGCAGATACTATTCCAAGAACTGAGGGTGCATCCTCGCGTCCACGAAATCGATCACGATCCAGAAGGGAAGGAAATCGAGAAGGCCCTGATGAGGATGGGATGCAGTGGACCTGTTCCAGCCGTTTTCATCGGAGGGAAGCTGGTTGGATCAACCAATGAGGTGATGTCCCTCCACCTGAGTGGCTCTCTCATTCCACTGCTCAAGCCATATCAGGCTAGTTTGTCCTAA